A genomic window from bacterium includes:
- a CDS encoding transposase — EGINNKIKVIKRVAYGYRDEEYFFLKIRGAFRPATHTSGR, encoded by the coding sequence CGAGGGAATCAACAACAAAATCAAGGTCATAAAGAGGGTGGCCTATGGGTATAGAGATGAGGAGTACTTCTTCCTGAAGATACGGGGAGCTTTCAGGCCGGCTACCCACACTTCTGGGAGATGA